The Rubricoccus marinus nucleotide sequence ACGCGAGAGGCGAGGTCATGGAGGGCGCGCGCTCCAACGTGTTCGTCCGCCGTGGCGACGCGCTCCTCACGCCGCCGCTCTCGTCGGGAGGGCTGGGAGGCGTAATGCGCCAGAGGCTGATCGCAGACGGCGCGGGTGAGGCGCCTCTGGCGCCAGAGGACCTGCATACGGCCGATGCTATCCTGCTCACCAACGCGGTTCGAGGCGTGATGCCTGTGAACCTTCTTGCTCGCGACCCGTGAGCGCATCTCCCACTACTCCTCTGAATCACTGACATGGCTGGAATCCTCGACCTCCTCGCCGCCAACCTCGGCGGCCAGAACATGGGCCAGTTGGCCAACGCCATCGGCGCGGACCAGAACAAAACGCAGACGGCCGTAGCCGCCGCGCTTCCCGCGATCCTCGCGGCGATGAACCGCAACACCAACAACACGCAGGGCGCGCAGAGCCTCGCAAACGCGCTCCAGCGCGACCACGACGGCTCGTTGCTCGACAACCTCGGAGGCTTCCTCTCCGGCGCGATGGGCGGCTCCAAGGCCACCGACGGCGCGGGCATCCTCGGCCACATCCTCGGTGGACAGGCGAACACCGTAGAGCAGGGCGTCGCCCAAGCCTCTGGACTGGACAAGGGGCAGGTCGCGAAACTGCTCATGACGCTCGCGCCTATCGTGATGGCAGCGCTCGCCAAGCGCCAGCGGCAGTCCAACCTGGACTCGACCGGTCTTTCGGGCATCCTCGGTGCCGAGAGCCAGCGCGCCCGCCAGGCTGCACCCGAGGGCATCCTGGGCCACCTCTCCGGTTTCCTCGACCAGGACGGCGACGGCAGCATCCAGGACGACCTGATCGCGCAGGCGGGACGCGCCGCGCTCGGCAAGCTGTTCGGCCGCTAGCGAGCGGCGGGCCTCTGGCGTCGGCACATCGTTGCTCCCGCCAGAGGCCCGCGCCGCCTTTTTCGCCTCGCTCTACACTACTGGCCCATGGACACCGCCCCTTTCCGCATCGCCCCCGGCGAGACCGTCGACCTCGCCGCGCGCCCCACCGACGTTAGCCAGGGGCTCGACGACGACGCGCTTGAGGCGATCCTCGCCAGCAACGCCGAGGCGTTGGAGGAACTGCAGGAGCGGCTCTACGCCGAGAGCAAGCAGTCGCTTCTCGTGGTGTTCCAGGCCATGGACGCCGGCGGGAAGGACTCCACCACGCGCCACGTCTTCGGCCCCATCAACCCGCAGGGCGTGCGCGTGTGGAGCTTTAAAAAGCCCACGCCCATAGAGCTCTCCCACGACTTCCTCTGGCGCGTCCACAAGCATGCGCCGGGAGCGGGCTACATCGGCGTGTTCAACCGGAGCCACTACGAGGACGTGCTGATCGTCAAGGTCCACGGCTGGGCCTCTGGCGAGACCATCGAGGCGCGCTACGACCACATCGTCAACTTCGAGAGGCTGCTTGCCTCTGGCGGTACGAAGGTGGTCAAGATCATGCTCCACATCTCGAAGGACTACCAGAAGGAGCGGCTCGTGCGCCGCCTGGAGCGCGAGGACAAGCACTGGAAGTTCAACCCCGAGGATCTCAAGGAACGCGCCCTGTGGGGCGACTACATGGCCGCCTTCGAGACGGCCCTTGCGCGGACCTCCACGCCAGAGGCTCCGTGGTACGTGGTCCCGGCGGAAAACCGCGACTTCCGCAACGCGATCGTGAGCCAGATCGTCCGCGAGGCGCTGGAGGAGATGGACCCGCAGTTCCCGGCCCCCACGTTCGACCCCGAGGCGTTCCCGCCAGAGGCCATCGTGTAGCACTTCCGTGCTACCGCTCGGCTCCCGTAGCAGGAGCCCGGTGGGTGAAAGGGCATCCCTGCGGCGCGTTTCCAGGAACGGTGCGGCGGAACTGTGGCCGTGCTCCCGGGCGTTTACCGGCCCTCTGCGCCGGCACCCCTTCCAGAGGATTCCGGCGGCATGCGCCAAGCCCCTGGCGCCAGAGGCCCCACCGCACCCCGCCCCCATGGAACTCGTCCCGACGCCCCCAGACACCGACCACGCCACCATCGACGCCGCGCTGGGCGATCTCGTGGCGCACCGGACCGAGTGGGCACGCCTGCCTCTGGCGAGCAAGATCGACCTCCTCGACCGTCTCCGTGCACGCATCGACCGCGTAGCGGGGCAGTGGGTAACGGCGGCCTCTCGCGCAAAGGGTTTGCCCATCGGGTCGTCCTTGCGTGGCGAGGAGTGGGTAAGCGGGCCGTGGGCGCTCGTCTCCTACATCGCGCCGCTCAAGGCGACGTTGGAGCACGTCCGCTCCGGCACGCTGGCGGAGATGGTGGAGGGGAAAACGCGCCAGAGGCCCGACGGGCAGACCGTCGTGCGCGTCGTCCCGGACGGCATCTACGACCACCTGCTCTTCAGCGGGACCGAGGTGGATGTGTGGATGGAACCAGGCGTCACGCCCGAGGACGTGCCGGGCACGATGGCGACGTTTTACCAGGAGGAAGACCCCTCTGGCGCCGTCGCGCTCGTGCTCGGTGCGGGCAACATCGCGTCTATCCCGCCGCTGGACGTGCTCTACAAGCTGTACGCCGAAGGGCAGGTGTGCCTGCTCAAGATGAACCCGGTCAACAGCTACCTCGGCCCCATCTTCGAGGACATCTTCGCCGAGTTCGTGGACGCGGGCTACGTCCGCTTCGCCTACGGCGGGGCCGATGTTGGCGCGTACCTCACTGGCCACGACGCGGTGGAGGAGATCCACATGACCGGCAGCGCGCAGACGCACGACGCCATCGTGTATGGAACGGGGGAGGAGGGCGCGGCCCGCAAGAGGCGCGATGAGCCCATCAACCACAAGCGGATGACGAGTGAGTTGGGCGGCGTCTCGCCGGTGATCGTCGTGCCGGGGCATTGGAGCGAGCCGGACCTGGACTTCCAGGCCGAGCACGTGGCGACGCAGAAGATGCACAACGGGGGGTTCAACTGCATCGCGAGCCAGGTCATGATCCTGCCCGAGGCGTGGCCGCAGCGCAGCGCCTTCCTCTCGTCCGTACGTCGCGTGCTCGGTGATCTGCCCGACCGCCCGGCGTACTACCCCGGGGCCGAAGGCCGGCTGGAGGACATCGTCGAGGCCTACCCCGGTACGGCCGAGCGCCTCGGGGCCTCTGGCGAGCGCGCCTTTATCGCCGACGTCCCGCACGACGACGAGTACGCATTCCAGCAGGAAGTCTTCGCCGGCGCCCTCGCCGTCACGTCGCTGCCCGGCGGCGAGGACGCCGGGGACTGGCTGGACCGCGCGGTCGACTTTTGCAACGACGAGGTCGTCGGCACGCTCGGCGTGTCGATCCTCATCCACCCGCGCACGCTGAGCGAACTGGGTGACCGGTTCTGGGATGCCATCGCGCGGCTCCGCTACGGCACGGTGGGCGTCAACGCGTGGAGCGGCGTCGGCTTCCTCATGGCGCAGGGCACCTGGGGCGCGTTTCCGGGACACACGCGCGACGACATCCAGAGCGGCGTGGGCGTGGTGCACAACTCCTACCTCTTCTCGCGCCCGCAGAAAACCGTCCTGAAAGGCACCTTCGCGCCATTCCCGCGCTCCGTCCTCCTGGGCGAGACCCACACGGCGCCCAAGCCGCTGTGGTTCGTCACCAACGAGACCGCCGAGACCACCGCGCGCCGCCTCACGCACTTTACGGCGAGTCCCAGCCCTCTCAAGCTGCCGGGCATCTTCGCCTCCGCGCTGCGCGGGTAGCCCGCCAGAGGCCTCTGGCGCGACGCCGGAGGTCGGACGGCCGAGCCCGGCTCTGTTTCTCTTTACCCCTCCCGCGATGTATTCCGGCGCCCCGATCTCCGTCCCCGACGCACTCCTCCACGCCTTTGTCCTGGAAGACGCGGCCTCTCGCGGGGACAAGCCCGCGCTCATCGACGGCGCCAGCGGCCGGACGGTGACGTACGCCGACCTCGCCTCTGGCGTGGAGCGCGTGGCGGCCGGGCTCGCCGCCAGAGGCTTCGGGCCGGGCGACGTGTTCGGCATCCTGAGTCCGAACCTGCCGGAGTACCCCATCGCGTTCCACGGCGTGCTCCGCGCGGGCGGCACCGCGACGACGATGAACCCGCTCTCGTCCGCCGACGAACTCGCGCACCAGCTCGCGGACTCGGGCGCGCGCTTTCTGCTCACAGTCCCGCCGTTCCTGGAGACGGCGCGAGAGGCCGCCGACCGCGCAGGCGTGGAGGAGGTGTTCGTGTTCGGCGAGGCCTCTGGCGCGACGCCGTTTGCGGAACTGATGGGGGAGACGAGCGGGGCGCCGGACCTGTCGGGCTTGGACCCGCGCGAGGCGCTCGCGGCGCTGCCGTACTCGTCGGGCACGACGGGGCTTCCAAAGGGCGTGATGCTCTCGCACCGCAACCTCGTCGCCAACGTCGTGCAGTTCGAGGCGGTGGACGACGCGACGCCAGAGGACGTCTTGATCGCGGTCCTGCCGTTTTTCCACATTTACGGCATGACGTTGCTCGTCAACGCCGCGCTGCGAAACGGGCAGACCGTCGTCTCGATGTCGCGGTTCGACCTGGTGGAGTTCTTGCAGCTAATGCAGGATCACAAGGTGACCAAGGCGTTTCTGGTCCCGCCGATTCTCGTCGCGCTGGCCAAGCACCCGCTCGTGGCCGAGTACGACCTGTCCTCGCTCCAGCGCATCGTTTCCGGCGCCGCGCCGCTCGGCGAAGACCTCGCCGGGGCCGTTCACAAGCGGCTGGGCTGCGAGGTCAAGCAGGGCTACGGCATGACCGAGGCCAGCCCCGTGACGCACTTCGTGCCGGCGGACGTGCAGAACTGGACCAAGTACGGCTCGGTCGGGCCGGTCGTGGCCGGCATGGACGCAATGCTGGTTGATGTTGACACGGGCGAGGAAGTGGCCTCTGGCGCCAGAGGCGAGCTCTGGGTGCGCGGGCCGAACGTGATGCGCGGCTACCTCGGCAACGACGAGGCGACGGCGCACACCCTCGACGCCGACGGTTGGCTGCACACCGGCGACGTCGCGGTCGCGGACGCCGATGGCGACTTCACGATCGTGGACCGCGTCAAAGAGCTCATCAAGTACAAGGGCTACCAGGTGCCACCTGCCGAACTGGAGGCGCTCTTGCTGTCGCACGATTCCATTGCGGACGCCGCGGTCATCCCTGTCCCGGACGAAGAGGCGGGCGAGATCCCCAAAGCCTACGTCGTGCTCAAGCCGGACCACAAGATGAGCGAAGCGGACGTGATCGCGTTCACGGCGGACAACATCGCGCCGTACAAAAAGGTGCGCCAGGTGGCCTTTACGGACCAGATCCCGAAGTCGGCTTCGGGCAAGATCCTCCGGCGCCTGCTCGTGGCGCAGGACCGCGGCGCCTAGCCTCTGGCGAAGGCAGGCGTTCGGCCTCTGGCGCAGAACTGTCGCCAGAGGCCAGCAGGAGCGGCGCGCCAGAGGCTTACCCGACAGGCGTGTACTGCTTGATCTCCGGCTTGGCCGCGAGCATACCGCCCGCGCGCTCGAACGCCTTCGCGATGTGGGGCGTGTTCATGTGGGCCTCCAAGGCCGCAGCGTCGCGCCACCGCTCGACCGTGACGAACACGGCGGGATCGTCCGCGCTCTGGGTAAGCGTGTAGCCTTCGCAGCCGTCGTCCTGGCGCGAGGTCTTCGCGAGCGCGCTGAGAACGTCGCGGACCGCATGGGCGTGGTCGGGCTGGGCGGTGATGGTGGCGAGTACGACGAGCATGGCGGGGCGCAAGGCGCGGGGGAAAAGGCGCGTACGGCGCGCCGGCGCCGCGGTGCCCGCCAGAGGCCTGCGCACCCGGGCCCGGCGCGGCCTCTGGCGAGGCTTCGCGGAGGACATCGCGGTAGGGNNNNNNNNNNNNNNNNNNNNNNNNNNNNNNNNNNNNNNNNNNNNNNNNNNNNNNNNNNNNNNNNNNNNNNNNNNNNNNNNNNNNNNNNNNNNNNNNNNNNNNNNNNNNNNNNNNNNNNNNNNNNNNNNNNNNNNNNNNNACCCCATGCCCCAGCGCCCCCAGACCGCCGCCGAAACCCGACAGGCCTTTCTCGACTTTTTCCGCGAGAAGGACCACGAGATCATCCCGACCGGCTTCCCGCTCGTCCCGCAAGACGACCCGACGCTGCTGTTCATCAACGCCGGGATGAACCCGTTCAAGGACGTGTTCCTGGGCACGGGCACGCGGCCGTACAGCCGCGCGGCGGACACGCAGAAGTGCCTCCGCGTGAGCGGCAAACACAACGACCTGGACGAGGTGGGCGTGGACACGTACCACCACACGTTCTTCGAGATGCTCGGCAACTGGAGCTTCGGGGACTACTTCAAGAAAGAGGCGATCTCGTGGGCATGGGAGCTCCTGGTGGACCGCTGGGGCATGGACCCCTCGCGCCTCTACGCGACCGTCCACGAGGGCGACGAGGCGTTGGGTCTGGAGCCCGACGAGGAGGCCGCCAAGTTGTGGGAGACCGAGACCACCATCCCGGCCGCGCACATCCTCTACGCGCCCAGCAAGGACAACTTCTGGATGATGGGCGACACCGGCCCCTGCGGCCCGTGCTCCGAGATTCACGTGGACATGCGGCCCGACGAGGAGCGCGCGCACGTGGCCGGGCAGGACCTCGTCAACAAGGACGACCCGCGGGTGATCGAGATCTGGAACCTCGTGTTCATCCAGTACAACGCGTCGGTGGAGGAGGCCTCTGGCGAGACCGTGACCACCCTCGCGCCTCTGGCGGCAAAGCACGTCGATACGGGCATGGGCTTCGAGCGGCTGACGGCCGTGCTCCAGGGCTCGTCGTCTACCTACGACACGGACATCTTCGCGCCCATCCTCCAGGCCGCCGCCGACCTCTCGCCAGAGGCCGGGATTCGCGGCTACAACGACATTGACGGGACGCCAGAGGAGGTCGAGCGTCAGCGCATCGCGCTCCGCGTGGTGGCCGATCACGTCCGCACGCTCGTCTTCGCGATCACCGATGGCGCGCAGCCGGGCAACACCGGGCGCGGCTACGTCATCCGCCGCATCCTCCGCCGTGCCGTCCGCTACGGCTACCAGGGCCTCGGCATCCGCGAACCGTTCCTGTTCAAGCTGGCCGAGTCCGTTATCGACACGATGGGCGAGGCGTTTCCGAGCATCGTGGAGTCCCGCGACTTTGTGACGCGTGTGATCCGGGCGGAAGAGGAATCATTCCTGAGAACTCTCGGGACTGGCATTGACATGTTTGAGGCCGTCACGGACTATATCAAAACCATTGCCGGTTATGATCTATCAAATCCTGCTATCGTCGAAGAGGCGATACCAGACGTGACTGAGAATCTTCTCACGAACTGGGGCTCAAGTCTGCGAGTGCTGGAGCATTCTTTCGAAGGTGACTACGTCAGTGGAATCCTTGAAGCTGCCAAGGTCAGTCGTTTTCCCGGCGAAGTGACGTTTGTTCTCCACGACACATACGGCTTCCCCTCCGACCTCACCGCTGTCATGGCACGCGAGCACGGGCTGGAAGTAGACGAAGCCCGCTTCGAGGAACTGATGCAGGAGCAGAAGGACCGCGCGCGCGCCGCCGGCTCCTTCAAGCAAGACAACTCCCAGGTCGACACGTGGGACGCCGTTCACGACACGCCAGAGGCCGTCGAGTTCGTCGGCTACGACGAGCTGAGCGTCGAGGACGCCAAGATCCTCCGCACCCGCGCCTCTGGCGAGGGCGAGGACGCGCGCTACGAGATCGTGCTGAGCAAGACCCCGTTCTACGCCGAGAGCGGCGGGCAGGTCGGCGACACCGGCACGCTCGAAACCGCCGGCGAGACCGTCCGCGTGCTCGACACGCAGAAAGGCGCCGACGGCGTCATCGTGCACGTCGTGGACCGCCTGCCGGGCGACGCTAGAGGCGCCGTGACCGCGACCGTCGACAGTGCGCGCCGTCAGAGAATCATGCGGCACCATACGGCCACGCACTTGCTGCACCGCGCCCTCCGCGAGGCACTCGGCGACCACGTCCAGCAGAAGGGCTCACTTGTGGCTCCCGACCGGCTCCGGTTCGACTTCTCGCACTACGAGAAGGTCTCGCCCGAGGCCATCGCACAGATCGAGCGGCGCGTCAACGAGGCCGTATTGATGAACCTGCCTCTGGCGGAGGAGCGCGGCGTGCCCATCGAGGAGGCCAAGGCGCGGGGCGCGATGGCACTTTTCGGCGAGAAGTACGGCGACGCCGTCCGCGTGATCTCGTTCACGAACGACGATGACTTCGTGAGCGTCGAGTTGTGTGGCGGCACGCACGTCCAGAGCACCGCCGAGGTCGGCACCTTCCGCCTCACGACCGAGACGAGCGTGGCCTCTGGCGTGCGCCGCATCGAGGCCGTCGCGGGCGAGGCCGCGCTCGCTTCCATCACGGCGGATCTGGACGAACTGAACACCGCGCGAGAGGCGCTGGGCCAGACGCCAGAGGGCATCGGCGCCGCGATCGTCGCGCTTCAGGCGCAGGCGAAGGCGTTGGAGAAGGAAGTCGCCGGCCTCAAGCAAGCCGCCGCCGCCAGCGGCCTGGACCAGTACATCGCCGACGCGACCGACGTGGACGGCATCGCGGTCGTCGCCGCCGAGATCCCGGGCGCCGACGCCGACGCGCTCCGCACGTTGGGCGAGGAGGCCCGCCAGAGGATGGGCTCGGGCGTCGCCGTGTTCGGCTCGCGCGACGAGGAGGCCGGCAAGGTCATGCTCGTGGCTGCGGTCACGGACGATCTCACAAAGCGCGTCCAGGCCGGGAAGCTGGTCGGCGCGCTGGCAAAGCACGTCGGCGGCGGCGGCGGCGGTCGCCCAACCCTCGCGACCGCGGGCGGCAAGCAGCCGGAGAACCTGCCCGTTGCGCTCAGCGCAGCGCCAGAGGCCGTGCGCGAGCTGATGGGGTAGGCTCTTCGCGAGGGGCGTCTGCGCGATCTCGTCGTGCTGCGGGTGTCGGACCGCTAGAAAGCGGATCGCGCTGTATTACCTCGGCCTCTGGCGCTGCGACGACGCGTGGCGCCAGAGGCCGAGGCCTCGTGTCGACCGGGTTTAGGCGGCTATACCAACGCAGACCACCGTTGCGTTGGGGGCACACACGAATTGCACACGGGGGATTGCGGTTGCCCTAGCTTCGTGGCATCTTCAAGCAGTCACTACGCCCCTGTTCCTGTGTCCTTTCGCCACTCCTGTTTTCTCCTCGCCGCGCTGATTGCGGCCGCTCCTGCCTGGGCGCAAAAGCCACGCAACGCCAGCGCTCTCGAACTGGGCGCCGACCCGACACTTGCGGAGCCGTTCCCGTCGTCTACGGGGCAGGCCAGTCTGACCTCCAGCCGGGCCGTCGCGCTGTACCGGCAGAACGCCGTCGTGCGCCCTGCGGCGCCAGAGGCCATGGCCCGCGAGTTCCTCTCCAACCACGAGAGCTTGTTGGGACTGCAAGAGGCGGACTTTGAGGTGACCCGCGTTCGCGAAGGCGATGTTGGCGCCGTTGTTCGCTTCCACCAGACTGTGGGCGGTGTGCCTGTCTGGGGCACGGAGACGATGGTGAACATCGACAAGGCCAACCGGGTCCAGAC carries:
- a CDS encoding DUF937 domain-containing protein, with protein sequence MAGILDLLAANLGGQNMGQLANAIGADQNKTQTAVAAALPAILAAMNRNTNNTQGAQSLANALQRDHDGSLLDNLGGFLSGAMGGSKATDGAGILGHILGGQANTVEQGVAQASGLDKGQVAKLLMTLAPIVMAALAKRQRQSNLDSTGLSGILGAESQRARQAAPEGILGHLSGFLDQDGDGSIQDDLIAQAGRAALGKLFGR
- a CDS encoding polyphosphate kinase 2 family protein → MDTAPFRIAPGETVDLAARPTDVSQGLDDDALEAILASNAEALEELQERLYAESKQSLLVVFQAMDAGGKDSTTRHVFGPINPQGVRVWSFKKPTPIELSHDFLWRVHKHAPGAGYIGVFNRSHYEDVLIVKVHGWASGETIEARYDHIVNFERLLASGGTKVVKIMLHISKDYQKERLVRRLEREDKHWKFNPEDLKERALWGDYMAAFETALARTSTPEAPWYVVPAENRDFRNAIVSQIVREALEEMDPQFPAPTFDPEAFPPEAIV
- a CDS encoding aldehyde dehydrogenase family protein produces the protein MELVPTPPDTDHATIDAALGDLVAHRTEWARLPLASKIDLLDRLRARIDRVAGQWVTAASRAKGLPIGSSLRGEEWVSGPWALVSYIAPLKATLEHVRSGTLAEMVEGKTRQRPDGQTVVRVVPDGIYDHLLFSGTEVDVWMEPGVTPEDVPGTMATFYQEEDPSGAVALVLGAGNIASIPPLDVLYKLYAEGQVCLLKMNPVNSYLGPIFEDIFAEFVDAGYVRFAYGGADVGAYLTGHDAVEEIHMTGSAQTHDAIVYGTGEEGAARKRRDEPINHKRMTSELGGVSPVIVVPGHWSEPDLDFQAEHVATQKMHNGGFNCIASQVMILPEAWPQRSAFLSSVRRVLGDLPDRPAYYPGAEGRLEDIVEAYPGTAERLGASGERAFIADVPHDDEYAFQQEVFAGALAVTSLPGGEDAGDWLDRAVDFCNDEVVGTLGVSILIHPRTLSELGDRFWDAIARLRYGTVGVNAWSGVGFLMAQGTWGAFPGHTRDDIQSGVGVVHNSYLFSRPQKTVLKGTFAPFPRSVLLGETHTAPKPLWFVTNETAETTARRLTHFTASPSPLKLPGIFASALRG
- a CDS encoding 4-coumarate--CoA ligase family protein, translated to MYSGAPISVPDALLHAFVLEDAASRGDKPALIDGASGRTVTYADLASGVERVAAGLAARGFGPGDVFGILSPNLPEYPIAFHGVLRAGGTATTMNPLSSADELAHQLADSGARFLLTVPPFLETAREAADRAGVEEVFVFGEASGATPFAELMGETSGAPDLSGLDPREALAALPYSSGTTGLPKGVMLSHRNLVANVVQFEAVDDATPEDVLIAVLPFFHIYGMTLLVNAALRNGQTVVSMSRFDLVEFLQLMQDHKVTKAFLVPPILVALAKHPLVAEYDLSSLQRIVSGAAPLGEDLAGAVHKRLGCEVKQGYGMTEASPVTHFVPADVQNWTKYGSVGPVVAGMDAMLVDVDTGEEVASGARGELWVRGPNVMRGYLGNDEATAHTLDADGWLHTGDVAVADADGDFTIVDRVKELIKYKGYQVPPAELEALLLSHDSIADAAVIPVPDEEAGEIPKAYVVLKPDHKMSEADVIAFTADNIAPYKKVRQVAFTDQIPKSASGKILRRLLVAQDRGA
- a CDS encoding putative quinol monooxygenase; its protein translation is MLVVLATITAQPDHAHAVRDVLSALAKTSRQDDGCEGYTLTQSADDPAVFVTVERWRDAAALEAHMNTPHIAKAFERAGGMLAAKPEIKQYTPVG
- the alaS gene encoding alanine--tRNA ligase — protein: MPQRPQTAAETRQAFLDFFREKDHEIIPTGFPLVPQDDPTLLFINAGMNPFKDVFLGTGTRPYSRAADTQKCLRVSGKHNDLDEVGVDTYHHTFFEMLGNWSFGDYFKKEAISWAWELLVDRWGMDPSRLYATVHEGDEALGLEPDEEAAKLWETETTIPAAHILYAPSKDNFWMMGDTGPCGPCSEIHVDMRPDEERAHVAGQDLVNKDDPRVIEIWNLVFIQYNASVEEASGETVTTLAPLAAKHVDTGMGFERLTAVLQGSSSTYDTDIFAPILQAAADLSPEAGIRGYNDIDGTPEEVERQRIALRVVADHVRTLVFAITDGAQPGNTGRGYVIRRILRRAVRYGYQGLGIREPFLFKLAESVIDTMGEAFPSIVESRDFVTRVIRAEEESFLRTLGTGIDMFEAVTDYIKTIAGYDLSNPAIVEEAIPDVTENLLTNWGSSLRVLEHSFEGDYVSGILEAAKVSRFPGEVTFVLHDTYGFPSDLTAVMAREHGLEVDEARFEELMQEQKDRARAAGSFKQDNSQVDTWDAVHDTPEAVEFVGYDELSVEDAKILRTRASGEGEDARYEIVLSKTPFYAESGGQVGDTGTLETAGETVRVLDTQKGADGVIVHVVDRLPGDARGAVTATVDSARRQRIMRHHTATHLLHRALREALGDHVQQKGSLVAPDRLRFDFSHYEKVSPEAIAQIERRVNEAVLMNLPLAEERGVPIEEAKARGAMALFGEKYGDAVRVISFTNDDDFVSVELCGGTHVQSTAEVGTFRLTTETSVASGVRRIEAVAGEAALASITADLDELNTAREALGQTPEGIGAAIVALQAQAKALEKEVAGLKQAAAASGLDQYIADATDVDGIAVVAAEIPGADADALRTLGEEARQRMGSGVAVFGSRDEEAGKVMLVAAVTDDLTKRVQAGKLVGALAKHVGGGGGGRPTLATAGGKQPENLPVALSAAPEAVRELMG